One Littorina saxatilis isolate snail1 linkage group LG11, US_GU_Lsax_2.0, whole genome shotgun sequence genomic window, ACGTTTTGCGGTCATTTTTAAGGGGGTTCTCCACTGAAAATGAAACATTTCCTACacgttttaatgaaaacgtTTCAAACTTCCAAATAACATGACAAATAGGTTTGCAGATATTATATAACTTTCTGCGAATACATGTAGAGTTACGAATCTTTTCAGAAAGAACTTTAaaaatattcatattaattcagggtgTTATGTCAAAAATTCCTGTCATTATCCTGTCTATCGTGCAACCTATGTCTGTCTGGCCTTCACTTCTCTGTTTAgatgtttgtttctctctcgaCTAATCTTTATCCGTTTGCATAGCTTTgtcctatctctgtctctgtctcgccctctctctctcgctctctctctctctcaagtctctctctctctctctctctctctctaaaacggCTGCAAGCATACACGCATGCAAgctcacacacgcacccactggcacgcacatacgcacgcaaacacacacaggtacacactcgcacacatgcacaaaagcacaaatacaaacacactaacacatgcaGGCGCGCGTgcacaacaaacaagcacacgttGTTCTGCAATACAACAGTTGAAACCAAAGAGGATCGGTTCTTCGAAGGAAACAAACTCCTCGCTGTCGGGAATGCAACGGCGCGTGGTCTACCGATGTTGAGCATGCACAGGCCAACGACTGGAAATATCTGCCGCTCGCATACACAGTACAAATGACAGAGTTGACGAATTTGTCTATCGCGTTCATACCTCCAGCAAATTTCTGCTAGTGCTCAGATTTGCCTAAAACTTTCGCAAATACTGATATAATTATTATTGGCCCTGCATGCAACGTCACAAATTTTTGGCATAACACCCTGAATTGATATGAATATTTTTAAAATTCTTTCTGAAATGATTCGTAACTCTACATGTATTGTCAAAATATTCGCAAAATGTTATGGTAATATCTGCAAACCTATCGGTCATGTTTTCTGGAAGTTTGAAacgttttcattaaaacgtGTAGGAAATGTTTCATTTTTAGTGGAGGACCCCCTAAAAAAAATGACCGCAAAACGTGCTCTGTTGGTCCTTTCAAACTGTTAACCCCTACCTAATTTGAAAACAGATTGTATCAAGACTAAACAAGTTAGGTGCACAAATCAAACTCTTTTTGAATGCTAATTGAATGGCATATCCATCGATATGCAGAATTGTTTCTTATCAGCAAATCCTGAATTTGTacacattttaaaatacgggactatggtttttgtcaggtcgattttgggggtaccctgacTTTGGCGGCGGTCACGTAATACCTACAACAGAAATCTTTAATCCGCAAAGTGTGCAAggtagccaagtgaagggcctttaacggcatataaagtttgaataaaatgacaggtgaatgaatgttttagttgaggtacgaaaatgggtgcaataattgttttgctTAGTTTATATTTGTTTTTAACCTTCACAAAAAAGATGATTTGTATTATCAAGCAAGAAAAAGGGGTGTTTTAttcgttttgtttagttttgggtttgtttgttttggtgggtatagggggtgaagggggggagaggggggagggggggtgtgtgttaGGGAGGGCTGATTTTTAAATTGAGGGACTCCACAGAGTCAAATTTATCTACACacgaattttttttcttctcgaaATTACAAAAACTTTGATAGGCAATGTTGCTATCAACTCTATATTCTTGTGCAAAATATCTGTATATTCCGTGGCTTCTCAGTTCAATTCCCACAAACCTAGGTGCCTAGGCTGTTATACGAACACAACCTTGACATTTCGTAAGTAAGAAAGATAGAACGAATCCAGTGTTCGTGTGTTATTTAGCATCATTTTTTTGATGCCCTCGCCGGCATCCTGCAAGCGAGTTGCATCTACGGTTctaagataagttcattatttgtatcataagtgtctgtctgtctgtctgtctgtctgtctgtctgtctgtctgtctgtctgtctgtctgtctgtctgtctgtctgtctgtctgtctgtctgattaaAAGACCACTAAGTTGACgtacagtaaatgtaacgttttgttttgtcaataattaacgTGCCATTAACCTACATTTCTTGTTGTGTGATTCATCATTTTCTTGACTTGAAAAAAAATGGCACAAGAAAAAAAGCAATAAAACACCCCTCACTGCTGTCATTTCAGATCTGTTCTCGCGGGCTGTGCGAGGATGCCGCTACTGTCACTCAGGCTTCTGTCTCCTTCGACGGACCTGCAACTGCAGCTACTACTACTACGCCTGACACGACTACCACTACGCCTGAAACGACCACTACTACACCAGAAACGACTACTACTACGCCTGAAACCACTACTACTACGCCTGAAACGACCACTACTACACCAGAAACGACTACTACTACGCCTGAAACGACCACTACTACGCCAGAAACGACTACTACTACGCCAGAAACGACTACTACTACGCCTGAAACGACTACTACTACGCCTGAAACGACTACTACTACGCCTGAAACCACTACTACTACGCCTGAAACCACTACTACTACGCCAGACACGACTACCACTACGCCTGAAACGACCACTACTACGCCAGAAACGACTACTACTACGCCAGAAACGACCACTACTACGCCAGAAACAACTACCACCACGCCAGAAACGACTACTACTACGCCAGAAACCACTACTACAACGCCTGAAACAACTACCACTACGCCAGAAACAACTACCACTACGCCAGAAACTACCACCACAACGCCAGAAACGACTACTACTACGCCTGAAACCACTACAACTACGCCTGAAACGACTACTACTATGCCTGAAACCACTACAACAACGCCTGAAACCACTACTACTACGCCTGAAACCACTACAACTACGCCTGAAAGGACTACCACTACGCCAGAAACGACTACCACTACGCCAGAAACAACTACCACTACGCCAGAAACCACTACTACTACGCCTGAAACGACCACTACTACACCAGAAACGACTACTACTACGCCTGAAACGACCACTACTACGCCAGAAACGACTACTACTACGCCAGAAACGACTACTACTACGCCTGAAACGACTACTACTACGCCTGAAACGACTACTACTACGCCTGAAACCACTACTACTACGCCTGAAACCACTACTACTACGCCAGACACGACTACCACTACGCCTGAAACGACCACTACTACGCCAGAAACGACTACTACTACGCCAGAAACGACCACTACTACGCCAGAAACAACTACCACTACGCCAGAAACGACTACTACTACGCCAGAAACCACTACTACAACGCCTGAAACAACTACCACTACGCCAGAAACAACTACCACTACGCCAGAAACTACCACCACAACGCCAGAAACGACTACTACTACGCCTGAAACCACTACAACTACGCCTGAAACGACTACTACTATGCCTGAAACCACTACAACAACGCCTGAAACCACTACCACTACGCCTGAAACCACTACAACTACGCCTGAAAGGACTACCACTACGCCAGAAACGACTACCACTACGCCAGAAACAACTACTACTACGCCTGAAACCACTACAATTACGCTTGAAACAACAACTACTACGCCTGAAACGATTACTACTACTATACCAGATACGACTACTACTACGCCAGAaacgactactactactacgccAGAAACGACTGCTACTACGTATGAAACGACTACTACGCCAGAAACGACTACCACTACGCCAGAAACAACTACTACTACGCCTGAAACCACTACAACTACGCCtaaaacaacaactactacgCCAGAaacgactactactactacgccAGAAACGACTACTACTACGTCTGAAACGACTACTACGCCAGAAACGACTACTACGCCAGAAACGACTACTACTACGCCAGAAACGACTACTACTACGCCTGAAACGACTACTACGTCAGAGTTTACCACAGAAACTTCTACTACGCCAGCTTCAACTAcggacaccaccaccaccccgctGCCCCCGGGCTGCACGCGCTGCAACAGATATAGATACTACGGGTGTTACAGGAAATACATCTACTCCTTTTATTTGCGACGCCCTCTCTCTCCATGTTGTAAGGCCTGTCTCGGACTCAGGCGTgcccgtcgtcgtcgtcgtcgtcaacgTAGGCGTTATCACTACTAAGTAAAACATGGTCCGACTAAGGGGACAATCCTTCCCttgtatatataaatatatataaggCTAACAAATATTATTAAGGAAAGTTGTTTCCGGTTCCTTGACTGACTCTTCTGTTTCCTTTTGACCCtagaatttagttttttttatccGTCAAAAACTATTTGTTAAGAAAACGTACAAAATTCGCATTTGCAGGCTTTAAAAAGAAACTTACTCTTCTCCGACGTACAGGGGACGCAATTAGTGCGATTTCTGGCCGTTAAAAAGCCACATACGCCATTGTTTATGGAAAAGAACATTCcataaaaaattaaattaaaaacaaaagaaccGACATACCGATCTTACGTTTTTGGTCTTGTCACCAGAAACAAACATGTAATTTTGTTGGCctaaggtttggctcacaaccTCAGATCTACCAAGACTCTTAAACATAgaataagaccatctctccacttagACACATATCAAACATCAACAGCCTTGGGTGTTCTTTGTGCAGAGCTAGAACAAAACGAGTGTAGTAACTCTGCAATGTTGTTCAATTCATTTCATGTGAAGCTACTacaaaattaattgattaaaaaccggcacggttggccttgtggtaaggcgtccgccccgtgatcgggaggtcgtgggttcgaaccccggccgcgtcatacctaagactttaaaattggcaatctagtggctgctccgcctggcgtctggcattatggggttagtgctaggactggttggtccggtgtcagaataatgtgactgggcgagacatgaagcctgtgctgcgacttctgtcttgtgtgtggcgcacgttatatgtgaccctccaccacgaaatgagtcgcatgtcacctcgcgcggttctgcgctaggcttaatataagtccggggagtgtctggtaacagtgtgagggtcaccttagtcacaggcttataactcaaactaagttttcgctcttttctaaaacggtttacaccactggatagagcatgcATAACAaattctttaggaaaatgtaaatatatgaaaatcatgcaaaggtgacatgcgactcattccgtggtggagggtcacatatgtcaaagcagcaccgccctgatatggcccttcgtggtcggctgggcgttaagcaaaacaaacaaacaaaaattgattaaaaaaataaattcctattctgcacaggaagcagtcggGTTGTTAAgttttggtatatgtccaagtggagggatggttctTCCTCGTATAAAAGCCTGGGTAGAAAGGAGATTTGTTTTGCCGAACAGTTTTCCAGGGAAGCACCCGAGCACAACCTGTACCGAAAACCGAAGCTAAGCCTTTCGGGAAAATTATgctctttttgactcacatgcgaagcaaaagtgagtctatgtactcacccgagtcgtccgtccgtccgtccgtccgtccgtccggaaaactttaacgttggat contains:
- the LOC138980828 gene encoding mucin-2-like gives rise to the protein MVFICSRGLCEDAATVTQASVSFDGPATAATTTTPDTTTTTPETTTTTPETTTTTPETTTTTPETTTTTPETTTTTPETTTTTPETTTTTPETTTTTPETTTTTPETTTTTPETTTTTPETTTTTPDTTTTTPETTTTTPETTTTTPETTTTTPETTTTTPETTTTTPETTTTTPETTTTTPETTTTTPETTTTTPETTTTTPETTTTTPETTTTMPETTTTTPETTTTTPETTTTTPERTTTTPETTTTTPETTTTTPETTTTTPETTTTTPETTTTTPETTTTTPETTTTTPETTTTTPETTTTTPETTTTTPETTTTTPETTTTTPDTTTTTPETTTTTPETTTTTPETTTTTPETTTTTPETTTTTPETTTTTPETTTTTPETTTTTPETTTTTPETTTTTPETTTTTPETTTTMPETTTTTPETTTTTPETTTTTPERTTTTPETTTTTPETTTTTPETTTITLETTTTTPETITTTIPDTTTTTPETTTTTTPETTATTYETTTTPETTTTTPETTTTTPETTTTTPKTTTTTPETTTTTTPETTTTTSETTTTPETTTTPETTTTTPETTTTTPETTTTSEFTTETSTTPASTTDTTTTPLPPGCTRCNRYRYYGCYRKYIYSFYLRRPLSPCCKACLGLRRARRRRRRQRRRYHY